In Serratia liquefaciens ATCC 27592, the genomic stretch CGCGCTTTGAAGTGCCGAACCCCGAGGGGTTACTGCGTTTGCAAATGACGGCGCAGGTGCATATTCAACTGGCGGGGGTCAATCAGGCGCAAATTATCCCTTTGGCGGCCCTGGGCGATCAAATTGCGGATAACCGCTATCAAGTTTCGATCCTCAAGCAGGGCAAGGAGGAAAAGCGCGAAGTGGCGATTGGCCTGCGTAATAATATTGACGTGCAAATCCTCAGCGGACTGAATATCGGCGACGAAGTGATCGTCAGCCGCGGCGGCGCGGAGCCTCTCTGATGGCCGCATTGTTGGAACTGAGCGGCATCAGCCGTAGCTATCAGTCGGGCGATCAGACGGTGGCGGTGCTGAAGAACGTGAGCCTGAGCATCGAGGCCGGCGAAATGGTGGCCATTATGGGCGCCTCCGGCTCCGGTAAATCGACGCTGATGAATATTCTCGGCTGCCTGGATAAGCCCAGCGCCGGCGTGTATCGGGTGGCAGGGCAGGACGTGGCGACGCTCGATAGCGACGCGTTGGCTCGGCTTCGGCGTGAACATTTCGGTTTTATTTTCCAGCGGTATCATTTGTTGCCGCATTTGAGCGCGGCGCATAACGTCGAAGTGCCTGCGGTATATGCCGGGTTGGGCAAGGCGGCACGACGTGAGCGTGCGGTGGCGCTGTTACAGCGCCTGGGGCTAAGCGAGCGCGTCAGTTACCGACCTAGCCAGCTTTCCGGCGGTCAGCAGCAGCGGGTCAGTATCGCTCGTGCGCTGATGAATGGCGGTCAGGTGATCCTGGCGGATGAACCGACAGGTGCCCTCGACAGCCATTCCGGTGAAGAGGTGATGACCATCCTCAAGCAGCTGCGCGAGCAGGGGCATACGGTGATTATCGTGACCCACGATCCGGCCGTGGCCCAGCAGGCTGAGCGGATCATTGAAATCCGCGACGGCGAAATCATTGCCGATTCACGCCCTGATGGGCAGAGCAACCCGAACGCCAAACCGTTGGAGATGGTTACGCCGGCGCCGTCCTGGCAGCAAACTATCAGTCGTTTCCGCGAAGCCTTGGTGATGGCCTGGCGGGCAATGGCGGCAAGTAAAATGCGCACTGCGCTGACCATGCTCGGTATTATTATCGGCATCGCCTCGGTGGTTTCGATCCTGGTGATCGGCGACGCAGCCAAACAGATGGTGCTGGCAGATATCAAATCCATCGGCACCAATACGGTAGATATCTATCCCGGCAAGGACTTTGGTGACGACGATCCGACTTTCCGCCAGGCATTGAAGTACGACGATCTTGCCGCGTTGCGCGAGCAGCCTTACGTCAGCGCATTGTCGCCTAGCATCGCCAGCAGTATGCGGCTGCGGCTGGGTAACGTTGATGTTGCAGCCAACGTTAACGGCGTCAGCGAACAGTTTTTCCGCGTGTACGGCATGACCTTTACTGAGGGCGTCGGCATTGATCAACTGCAGGTGCAATCACAGTCGCAGACGGTGGTGATCGACGCCAATACCCAGCGCCGCCTGTTCCCGAATCAGAAAGAGGTGGTAGGCCGGGTGATCCTGGTGGGCAATATGCCAGCGACGGTAGTGGGGGTAGCGAAGGAAAAGCAATCTATGTTCGGCAGCAGCAAGACGCTGAACGTCTGGGTGCCCTACAGCACCATGGCCAATCGGCTGATGGGGAACGCCTATTTTGATTCGATTACCGTGCGCATCCGTGATGGTTACAACAGCCAGGAGGCGGAGCAACAGCTGACGCGCTTGCTGACGCTGCTCCACGGCAAGAAAGACGTCTTCACCTATAACATGGACAGCCTGGTGCAGACCGCAGAGAAAACCACGCGTACGCTGCAGCTGTTTTTGACGCTGGTGGCGGTGATTTCACTGGTGGTCGGCGGTATCGGCGTGATGAACATCATGCTGGTGTCGGTGACGGAGCGCACGCGTGAGATCGGCATCCGCATGGCGGTGGGGGCACGTTCCGGCGACGTACTACAGCAGTTTTTGATTGAAGCGGTGCTGGTGTGTCTGGTCGGCGGTGCTTTGGGGATTACGCTGTCCTTTGCCATCGGCCTGTTGGTGCAGTTGGTGTTGCCGGGTTGGCAAATCAGCTTCCCTCCGGCGGCCTTGTTGAGTGCGTTTGTCTGTTCCACCGCTATCGGCGTGGTGTTCGGTTATCTTCCGGCCCGCAGCGCGGCGCGGCTTAACCCGATTGACGCGCTGGCACGCGAATAATCAGCGAATAAAAAATGCCAGTCACACGGCGGCTGGCATTTTTTAGCGGGGTGTTTCAAACTGACTCTGTGGAAGCGCGTTAGGCCAGGGCCTCGCTTTCCAGTGGCACAATAAGACTCGCATGGTTCCCTTTTGGCCCTTGGTGCACATCAAAACTGACCTGCTGGCCGGCTTTGAGTGTCCGGTACCCATCCATCTTAATCGTAGAATAATGGGCGAATATGTCTTCGCCGCCGCCTTCAGGACAGATAAACCCAAACCCTTTGGCGTTGTTGAACCATTTAACAGTACCCGTCTCCATGCTTTTACATCCCTCGCAACGCTATTTTTAGGTGAGATGAATAACTGAATTCGCACCCGCCAGAAGCAGGTAGCAGATGAGCCTGAAAGTGGTTAAAACACCACCAGCTCACGAATTTACACTCTAGAGCAAATGATCATCACGTCAAGGGATCGGCTTTTGTCGGCAGGGAGCAGTTCATCAAAGTTTGAAGCAGGTAACGATCTTGACATTGTTTGGTAACAATTCGTCAGAGATTTTTGCGCACGTTCCAGTGCGGCGGGATGATGGCGAAGATGATAAAATAGTAATGATACCCCACTTTGAATAACCGGAACCTGTCCCCATATTAAAGGACAGAGCAGAGAAGATGAGCAGCGATGGGCAATAACAACGGTTGGCTAAATTTCGAACATTTGGCCGAGGAAAAACAAATCGATGCGGTAAAACCGCCGTCTATGTATAAAGTTATACTTAACAACGACGATTACACACCGATGGAATTTGTGATTGACGTTCTGCAAAAGTTCTTTTCTTATGATATTGAACGCGCAACGCAACTGATGCTCACGGTCCACTATCAAGGCAAGGCGATCTGCGGTGTCTTTACCGCCGAGGTGGCGGAAACCAAGGTCGTCCATGTGAACCGTTATGCGAGGGAGAACGAGCATCCGTTGCTTTGTACGCTAGAAAAAGCCTAGATTTAGGCAACTATTGGGGAGGTGCTTATGCTCAATCAAGAACTGGAACTCAGTCTCAACATGGCTTTCGCCAGAGCGCGTGAGCACAGACACGAGTTTATGACCGTGGAGCACCTGTTGCTGGCGTTACTCAGCAACCCTGCCGCGCGAGAAGCGCTAGAGGCATGTACGGTGGATCTGGCCGCGTTACGCCAGGAGCTGGAAGCCTTTATTGAACAAACCACGCCGACGCTGCCCGCCAGCGAAGAAGAGCGCGACACTCAGCCGACGCTCAGCTTCCAGCGCGTACTGCAGCGTGCGGTATTCCATGTGCAATCTTCCGGCCGCAGCGAAGTCAGCGGCGCCAACGTGCTGGTAGCGATTTTCAGCGAGCAGGAGTCGCAGGCGGCTTACCTGCTGCGCAAACACGACGTCAGCCGTCTCGACGTAGTGAACTTCATTTCACATGGCACACGTAAAGACGAGCCGGGCCAAGCGCCGAATGCGGAAAACCCGGTGAATGAAGAGCAGTCCGGAGGGGAAGACCGTATGGAAAACTTCACCACCAACCTCAACCAGTTGGCACGGGTAGGCGGCATCGATCCTTTGATTGGCCGTGACCCTGAGCTTGAGCGTGCTATTCAGGTACTGTGCCGTCGTCGCAAAAACAACCCGCTGCTGGTGGGGGAATCCGGCGTCGGTAAAACGGCGATTGCCGAAGGCCTGGCCTGGCGCATTGTGCAGGGCGACGTTCCGGAAGTGATGGCGGACTGCACGCTGTATTCATTGGATATCGGGTCATTGCTGGCCGGTACCAAATACCGTGGCGACTTCGAAAAACGGTTTAAAGCGCTGCTGAAACAGTTGGAACAGGATAAGAACAGCATTCTGTTTATCGATGAGATCCACACCATCATCGGCGCCGGTGCAGCTTCCGGTGGGCAGGTAGACGCCGCCAACCTGATTAAACCGCTGCTCTCCAGCGGCAAGATCCGGGTTATCGGTTCCACTACTTACCAGGAATTCAGCAACATTTTTGAAAAAGACCGTGCGCTGGCTCGTCGCTTCCAGAAAATCGACATTACCGAGCCGACGCCGGAAGAGACCATTCAGATCATCAACGGCCTGAAGACCAAGTACGAAGCGCACCACGACGTGCGTTATACCGCCAAAGCGGTGCGTGCGGCGGTTGAGCTGTCGGTGAAATACATCAACGACCGTCATTTGCCGGACAAGGCTATCGACGTGATTGACGAGGCGGGCGCCCGCAGCCGGTTAATGCCGGTAAGCAAACGCAAGAAAACCGTCAACGTGGCCGACATCGAATCTGTGGTGGCGCGTATTGCGCGTATCCCGGAGAAAACCGTGTCGGCGAGCGATCGCGACGTACTGAGAAGTCTGGGCGATCGTCTGAAAATGCTGGTATTCGGGCAGGATCAGGCGATTGAAGCGCTGACTGAAGCGATCAAGATGAGCCGTGCTGGTTTGGGGCACGATCGCAAGCCGGTCGGTTCCTTCCTGTTTGCCGGGCCAACCGGCGTCGGGAAAACCGAGGTGACGGTGCAGCTGGCGAAGGCGATGGATATTCAGCTGCTGCGTTTTGATATGTCCGAGTATATGGAACGTCATACCGTCAGCCGTCTGATTGGCGCGCCTCCGGGCTACGTCGGTTACGATCAGGGCGGTCTGCTGACCGACGCGGTGCTCAAGCATCCGCACTCGGTGGTGCTGCTGGATGAAATCGAGAAGGCGCATCCGGACGTGTTCAACCTGTTATTGCAGGTTATGGACAACGGTACCCTGACCGATAACAACGGCCGCAAAGCGGACTTCCGCAACGTGATCCTGGTGATGACTACTAACGCCGGGGTACGTGAAACCGAACGTAAATCGATTGGTCTGGTGCAGCAGGACAACAGCACCGATGCGATGGAAGAGATCAAGAAAGTGTTCACGCCGGAATTCCGTAACCGTCTGGACAACATTCTTTGGTTCAACCATCTGTCGACCGAGGTGATCCAGCAGGTTGTCGATAAGTTTATCGTCGAACTGCAGGCGCAGCTGGATGCGAAGGGCGTGTCGTTGGAAGTGAGCGATGAAGCGCGTGACTGGCTGTCGGTGAAAGGCTATGACCGTGCAATGGGCGCTCGTCCGATGGCGCGTGTGATGCAGGAAAACCTGAAGAAACCGCTGGCCAATGAATTGCTGTTTGGTTCACTGGTGGACGGCGGCTCGGTGAAAGTCGAGCTGGACAAGGACAATCAGAAACTGACTTACCACTTCCTCAGCGCGTCGATGCGTAAAGCGGATGAAGGTGCGGTGCACTAAGGCCGGGTCAGATAAAGAAAAAGCGATGCTTCGGCATCGCTTTTTTTATGGGTGAATTTCACCACAACAGAAATGATTGAGCCCTCTCAGTTTACCTGCGCTCTCGCAACTCGATGTTGAACGTTGCTACGGGGGTAAACGGAAAGGGCTCCGGAGGCATTACATCCTCGGTGCCGCCATCGGCTGGCGACGAGTGAGCCGATTAACGGCTACGGAAGACAATGCGGCCTTTGCTCAGGTCGTACGGGGTCAGCTCTACAGTGACTTTGTCGCCCGTCAGGATGCGGATGTAGTTCTTACGCATTTTACCGGAGATATGTGCGGTTACCACGTGCCCGTTTTCCAATTCAACGCGGAACATGGTGTTCGGCAGCGTATCAAGAACGGTGCCCTGCATTTCAATATTGTCTTCTTTGGCCATCGAATCCTCTAGGTCTAACTACCTTAGTTTTTAACCGGCAAGATAATGCCGAAAAACCCACATTATGTAAAGAAGTGTCGGCGAACATTGCACCGTTTCCGCAAAATTAGTTTGTTGGGGAGGGTGGTTCAACCTGCTGTGGGGGTAACACTTGCGGTGCCCAACACTCTGGCGCTAATGGCTTGCGTTGAAGTTGGCTGAGCTGCTGCAAAAATTGTCTTCGGGGGATCTCTTTCGCTCCCAGCGTGGCAGTGTGAGCGTTAAGCACCTGACAGTCAATCAATTCTCCGCCATAAGCGGCAAAATGACGGCAAAAAGCCATCAAAGCGCATTTGGACGCGTTGGGGGTACGGCTAAACATCGATTCGCCGCAGAACAGGGCGCCCTGAGCCACGCCGTACATGCCCCCCACCAGCTTGTCATCCTGCCACACCTCTATCGAATGGGCGAAACCGAGGCGGTGCAGGTGCAGATAAGCGCGCTGCACCTCCGGGCCAATCCAGGTGCCTTCGTCCGGCCGATCGGCGCAGGCGGCGATCACCGCCGCAAAGTCGTGATTCAGCGTGATGCGAAAGGGGTTACTGCGCAAAAAGCGTTTCAGACTGCGGCTGATATGGCGTTCGGCAGGGAACAGCACTGCCCGTGGGTCGGGCGACCACCACAAAATGGCTTCCCCGGGGGAAAACCAGGGAAAAATGCCCCGTTCATAGGCGGCAAGCAGGCGAGGTGCCGTCAGGTCACCGCCGATAGCCAGCAAACCGTTAGGATCGCGCAGTGCGCCCTCAGGAGAGGGGAACACCAGCGACTGCGATGACAGCTTAACAATGCGCATATAAGGTCTCAGCGTCCTCTACAGGCCCTTTTACAGCGGTATACCGCTGATACGTTGACGGAACTGGGCATAACGCCCCTGCTGACGCATCAGGTTGAGGTGATCGCCTTGCTCAACGATGCGTCCACCGTCCATCACGCAAATTCGGTCAAGGTGTTCCAACCCATACAGACGGTGGGTCACCAGGATCAGCGTTTTTCCCTGGCAATGTCGGCGCAGCAGCGCCAGGATCTGCTGTTCAGTTTCGGCGTCCAGACCTTCGGTCGGCTCATCGAGCAACAACAGCGGCGCCTGATGCAGCAATGCGCGAGCAATGCCCAGACGGCGCTGCTCGCCGCCGGAAAGCTGTCGGCCGCCGTCTCCCAGCCAGGCGTTGAGCCCCTCGTTTTCCAGCAGCTTGTCCAAACCGACCTGCTGCAACACTTCGCGCAATTGTTCATCGGCCGCCGTTGGGGCGGCGATGCGCAAGTTTTCGCGCAGCGTATCGCTAAAGATGTGCACTCGCTGACTGACGACGGTGGTCATCTGACGCAGCGTGGTTTCATCGTAAGCAGCCAAGGGATGGCCGTTGAGCAGCATCTGCCCGCTGTCGGCGTTCCAGGCGCGGGTGAGCAACTGCAGCAGGGTCGATTTACCGCACCCGGTGCGGCCGAGCAATGCAATATGTTCACCGGCGGTAATCTCCAGCGTGACGTCCTGCAACACCGGCTGCGGCTGGCCGGGATAGGTAAAGGTGACCTGTTGCAGACTTAGCATGGCACCGTTTTCGGCAGTTGGGCCATCGGCAGGGAAGGTCACTTCCGGTTGTCGATCGATGACCTGCTTCACCCGCGTGGCGGAAGCTATCACCTGTCCCAGATGCTGGAAGGCGCCGGCTACCGGCATCAAGGCTTCAAACGAAGCCAGGGCGGCAAACACGAACAACGCAATCAGCGCGCCGGGTTGGCTGTCGCCACCGATACCGGCAGCGGTGAGCCACAACATCAACGTCACGGTCAGGCCGCTGGCCAGGATCATCAAAGCCTGTGCCATGCCGCCCAACGAAGCTTGCTGCCACTGACGGCGCTGCCACTGTTTTTCAGTGGCATCCAGAGCCGCGCGGAAGTGATCCACGGCACCGAATACCACCAGCTCAGCCTGGCCTTGAAGCCAGGCGGTCAGATCGGTACGGTACTGGCCGCGCAGGGCGGTCAACTGGCCGCCAATCGGCTTGCCGGCACCATAAAATACCGGCGGCACCAGCAGCAACAGCAACAGCAGGATACCGCCCAGCGTCAGGGCCAGTGAAACGTCTAGCCAGCTCAGGCCGTAAGTCACCACGACAATTACCACGGCGGCGCTGACCAGCGGTGAAATTACCCGCAGATACAGATGATCCAGCGTATCGACATCCGCCACCAGTCGATTCAGCAGATCGGCCTGTCGGAAGCGGGCAATGCCTCCCGGCGACAGCGGCAGGATCTTTTTAAAGGTGAAGACCCGCAGATGAGACAGCACGCGGAAGGTGGCGTCGTGGCTGACGACCCGTTCGGCATAGCGCCCGGCGGTGCGGAAAATGGCGGCACCACGCACGCCGGCCGCCGGCAGCATGTAGTTGAAGGTAAACAGGCCCGCCAGCCCGGCCAGGGCGGAGGCGGCGAGGAACCAACCGGACAGAGCCAGCAGGCCGATACTGGCCAGTAGCGTAATGATGGCCAGCAGAATGCCCAGACAAATCAGCAGGCTGTGACGACGGTACAGCGCCAGGAACGGCAGCAAAACGCGCATGATTATAGATCCCCGCGGCGGTGAGCGATCAGGTTGGCAAACAGGCCCGGTTGGGCGCTCAGCGTGGCGTAATCACCTTGCTGGACGATGTGTCCGCCTTCCATTACCCAAATCTGGTCGTAATCTTCGGTATCTTCCAACTGGTGAGTCACCAGCAGCGTGGTTTGTTGATGCGAAGCCGCATTCAGCGCCTGCATGACTTGCCGCTCGCTGTGGGCGTCGAGACTTGCGGCCGGTTCATCCAACAGCAACAAACGGCGCGGGCTGATTAACGCTCGAGCGACTGCCACACGTTGCGCTTGCCCGACGGACAGGCGCGCGGCGTTATCGCCGACTTCGGTATCCAGACCCAGCGGCAGATACGGCAGGATCTCGCCGACATAGGCGTCCTCCACAGCCTGTTGCAGTTGGGCTTCGCTGGCCTGCGGATTGCCCAACAGTATGTTGGCACGCAGCGTTTGCGCCGGTAGATGCGGATTTTGTCCTACCCAGCCGAGTTGCTGGCGCCAGCCTTCGGCGGCCAGTTCGCGCAGTTCGATACCATTAATCCGCAGCGAACCGCGATAGGGTAAAAACCCGAGCAGCAGGTTCAGCAACGAACTTTTCCCGGCACCACTTAACCCGACCAAGGCAATGCGCTGGTTGGCGGGCAGAGTGAAGCTCAGCGGCCCGGCCAGCAGCACGCCATTGGGCGACAGGATCTCCAGATCCTGCGCTTGCAGCTCCAGCGGTGCATCGGCATCCAGGATTTGTGTGCCATTGCCCATTTGTTCGCCCTCGGCGCTGAGAAAGGTTTCCAGCGCTTCGGCGGCACCCACGGCTTGCGCCTTGGCGTGGTAGAAAGTCCCCAGGTCGCGCAACGGCTGGAAGAACTCCGGTGACAGGATCAGCACCAGGAAGCCGGCAAACAGCGTGACGCCGGTGCCATAACTGCCGAAATTAAGTTCGCCAAGGAACGAGAAGCCAAAATAGACCGCCACCACGGCGATAGAAATGGAGGCAAAGAACTCCAGCACCGCCGATGACAGGAAAGCCAGACGGAGTACCTCCATGGTGCGGCTACGGAAGTCTTCAGACGATTTGGCAATCTGCTCGGTTTCCGCCTGCGCCCGATTGAATAAGCGCAGCGTGTCTAACCCCCGCAGGCGGTCGAGGAAGTTACCACTCAGCCGTGCCAGCGCCACGAAGTTGCGTCGGTTGGCATCGGCGGCACCCATGCCGACCAGCGCCATAAACATGGGGATCAGCGGCGCGGTGGTCAACAGAATCAGACCGGCGGCCCAGTTGATCGGGAATACGGTGATCAGGATCAGCAGCGGGATAAACACCGCCAGATACATCTGCGGTAAATAACGGGAATAGTAGTCCTGCATATCCTCGATCTGTTCGACGATGATGCTGGCCCAAGTGCCGGCCGGTTTTCCCTGGATCCAGGCGGGGCCGAGTTGTTGCAGTTTATCCAGCACCTGCTGACGCATGCGCTGGCGGATCACTTGTCCGCAGATAAAGCCGACGCGTTCACGCAGCCAACTCAGCACGGCCCGCAGTGCGAAGGTGGCAGCCAACCAGATAAACGACGGAATCAACTGTTCACGTGGCGCCTGTTCGATAATCAGGGCGTGGAGCAGGGCGGCCAACAGCCATGCCTGAGCGACAATAAGCATGCCGCTGATTAGCCCCAACAACATGGAAAGGCGCAACCAACGCTGCGCCAAGGTGCTCTGAGTTTTGAGCCAACGGGTTAATTGCTGCTGTCTGGTTTTTTTCATCAGATATGAGTCTGCGTCGCCGGTGCCTATTGTTACAGGCAAGGTTAACGTACTGTTAAAAAAAGTGTTTGCCCCAACCTGAAGCGAACAAGTGAAGGCCAATGTTACCTCTTCACCCGGCAGACTGAAAATAATAAAGCGGTCAAATATCGCTATAACAGACCGCGACAGCAGGATTAGGGCACCGCTTGACTGGCTGCTTCCGCCGCCAGGGCGGTTTGCACGGATCTGCGCTGGCTAATCAGCGACATATAACGGGTTATCGATGGCCAGCATTTTAGGTCGATGGAAAACTGATCCATCCAGCGCAGTACGGTAAACAGATAGGCATCCGCGACGCTGAAAGTTTCTCCCAATAGAAACGCCGGTTCGTCCAGCGTCTGAGCAACAAAATCGAGGCGGCGTCGCAGCTTGTCGCGAAACAGCATTTTGACCTCTTCCGCCAGGGTTGAGTTGAACAGCGGGCTGGATCCCGCGTGGATCTCGCAGGTAATGAAGTTCAGCCACTCCTGCAAGCGCACCCGTTCGAAGGTCGAGTTTGGTGGGGCCAGCCCGGCCTCAGGGCGCATATCCGCCAGATACTGCACGATGGCAGTGCCTTCGGTGATCACCTGTCCGTCGTCCAGCATCAGCGCGGCGACGTAACCTTTGGGATTAACCCGATAAAAGTCTCCGCCGTCGGCGCTGCGCTTGGTGCGGTTATTGACGCGGATCAGTTCGAACGGCAAATCCAATTCCCGCAGCACGATATGTGGCGAGAGGGAGCAGGTATCGGGCGCAAAATAGAGTTTCATCGACATATTCCTGAGGCAAAAAGCGACATCGCTTGGCCGTCAGAATGCCGTCGGCGCCGCCGACAGAAAAATTAGAATCTCAGAAACCCGGTATCAGCTCAGCTACTGATGGGCAACGGCAAATGATCCTGTAGAAAGTGCAACAGAGTTTGTACTGGCGCGGAGCTTGCACCGGCGAATGAACAAACCAGGCCAAAATGGCGATAAAGTGGCGCGCTCAGCGGCAGGGCGCAAATGCCTGGCGTATCGGCCGGTATCACCGATGCGGGCACCAGCGATACGCCGATCCCTTCACGTACCAGCGTCAGCGCGGTGTTCCAGTCACTGACGGTGACGCGGACATCCGTCAGCGCCAAACCTGCCTGCTGCGCCAGCAACTGAGCATTGAGCTGGCAACCTCCGGTAGCCAAGACAAACGGCTGTTTGACCAGTTCATTGAAATCTATCGGCTGGCGGTTTCTGGCAAGCTTATGATCAGTGGCCGTCACGGTAAGCCATAGGTCTTTTCCCAGCGGGTGGCTTTGCCGTTCCGGTTTCGGATTCAACACTATGCCCACGTCGGCAGCTTCCAATGCCAGCCAGTTTTCGACCTCCAGATCGGTACCTTCCAACTGCACCAGTTCAATGGCGGGAAAGCGGCGGTGAAATTTGCGTAGCAACGGGGGTAACAACAGCGCAAATGCTGAAGGGAAACTGGCAAGGCGTATTTTGCCGGCGTGCGAGCTTTGCGCCTGCTGCGCGCAGTGTTGGATTGCATTGAGTTCGGCCAGCATGGTGCGGGCATGGCTGACAATCTGTTCACCACTTTGCGTTAGCGCAACGCTGTGCGGCAGCCGAACCAACAACGGAGTGTTCAACGCCTCTTCCAACTGAGCGATAGCCTGACTGGCGCCAGACTGTGTCATGCCGCATTGACTTGCCGCCAGGGTGATCTTGCCGCTGTCGGCTACGGCAACCAACAGACGCCAGTGGAGAAGATTCTGCATCGAAGACCCGCCTGATGGTGTTTGAGATACAAAAAAAAGCGGCTAATAAATAGCCGCTTTTCAGGATGACAGTCTGTGCCGTTACAGAACTTCTGCGTCGGCAATACCGTCCAGATAACGCTCTGCGTCCAGCGCAGCCATACAACCGGTTCCGGCGGAAGTGATCGCCTGGCGGTAGATGTGGTCCATCACGTCGCCAGCGGCGAATACGCCCGGAATGGTGGTTTGGGTGGCATTGCCGTGAATGCCGGACTGCACCTTGATATAGCCGTTTTCCAGCTCCAACTGGCCACCGAAAATGCTGGTGTTCGGGCTGTGGCCGATGGCGATAAACACGCCGGCCAGCGCCAGTTCACGCGTTTCATTTTCCGCTTTAGTGCTGCGAATGCGTACGCCGGTAACGCCCATTTCGTCACCCAGCACTTCGTCCAGAGTGTGGTCGGTGTGCAGCACGATATTGCCGTTTTTCACTTTCTCCATCAGCCGGTTGATCAGGATCTTCTCTGAACGGAAGCTGTCGCGACGGTGGATCAGGTGAACTTCGGCCGCGATATTGGACAGATACAGCGCTTCTTCTACCGCCGTATTGCCACCGCCTACAACGGCGACTTTCTGATTACGGTAGAAGAAACCGTCGCAGGTAGCGCAGGCGGAAACGCCTTTGCCTTTGAAGGCTTCTTCTGTCGGCAGGCCAAGATAGCGGGCTGATGCGCCGGTGGCGATAATCAGCGCGTCACAGGTGTATTCGCCACTGTCGCCAAACAGGCGGAATGGACGGTTCTGCAGATCAACGCTGGTGATATGGTCAAACACGATCTCGGTCTGGAATTTTTCTGCATGCTCACGCATACGCTCCATCAGCGCCGGACCGGTCAGGTCTTCGGCATCACCCGGCCAGTTTTCCACTTCGGTGGTGGTGGTCAGCTGACCCCCTTGTTCCATACCGGTAATCAGCACCGGGCTCAGGTTGGCGCGCGCTGCGTAAACCGCGGCGGTGTAGCCAGCCGGGCCGGAGCCCAGAATCAATAATTTGCTGTGTTTAGCCGTGCCCATGAATAACCTCTTTTC encodes the following:
- the macB gene encoding macrolide ABC transporter ATP-binding protein/permease MacB, whose protein sequence is MAALLELSGISRSYQSGDQTVAVLKNVSLSIEAGEMVAIMGASGSGKSTLMNILGCLDKPSAGVYRVAGQDVATLDSDALARLRREHFGFIFQRYHLLPHLSAAHNVEVPAVYAGLGKAARRERAVALLQRLGLSERVSYRPSQLSGGQQQRVSIARALMNGGQVILADEPTGALDSHSGEEVMTILKQLREQGHTVIIVTHDPAVAQQAERIIEIRDGEIIADSRPDGQSNPNAKPLEMVTPAPSWQQTISRFREALVMAWRAMAASKMRTALTMLGIIIGIASVVSILVIGDAAKQMVLADIKSIGTNTVDIYPGKDFGDDDPTFRQALKYDDLAALREQPYVSALSPSIASSMRLRLGNVDVAANVNGVSEQFFRVYGMTFTEGVGIDQLQVQSQSQTVVIDANTQRRLFPNQKEVVGRVILVGNMPATVVGVAKEKQSMFGSSKTLNVWVPYSTMANRLMGNAYFDSITVRIRDGYNSQEAEQQLTRLLTLLHGKKDVFTYNMDSLVQTAEKTTRTLQLFLTLVAVISLVVGGIGVMNIMLVSVTERTREIGIRMAVGARSGDVLQQFLIEAVLVCLVGGALGITLSFAIGLLVQLVLPGWQISFPPAALLSAFVCSTAIGVVFGYLPARSAARLNPIDALARE
- the cspD gene encoding cold shock-like protein CspD; translation: METGTVKWFNNAKGFGFICPEGGGEDIFAHYSTIKMDGYRTLKAGQQVSFDVHQGPKGNHASLIVPLESEALA
- the clpS gene encoding ATP-dependent Clp protease adapter ClpS; translation: MGNNNGWLNFEHLAEEKQIDAVKPPSMYKVILNNDDYTPMEFVIDVLQKFFSYDIERATQLMLTVHYQGKAICGVFTAEVAETKVVHVNRYARENEHPLLCTLEKA
- the clpA gene encoding ATP-dependent Clp protease ATP-binding subunit ClpA, yielding MLNQELELSLNMAFARAREHRHEFMTVEHLLLALLSNPAAREALEACTVDLAALRQELEAFIEQTTPTLPASEEERDTQPTLSFQRVLQRAVFHVQSSGRSEVSGANVLVAIFSEQESQAAYLLRKHDVSRLDVVNFISHGTRKDEPGQAPNAENPVNEEQSGGEDRMENFTTNLNQLARVGGIDPLIGRDPELERAIQVLCRRRKNNPLLVGESGVGKTAIAEGLAWRIVQGDVPEVMADCTLYSLDIGSLLAGTKYRGDFEKRFKALLKQLEQDKNSILFIDEIHTIIGAGAASGGQVDAANLIKPLLSSGKIRVIGSTTYQEFSNIFEKDRALARRFQKIDITEPTPEETIQIINGLKTKYEAHHDVRYTAKAVRAAVELSVKYINDRHLPDKAIDVIDEAGARSRLMPVSKRKKTVNVADIESVVARIARIPEKTVSASDRDVLRSLGDRLKMLVFGQDQAIEALTEAIKMSRAGLGHDRKPVGSFLFAGPTGVGKTEVTVQLAKAMDIQLLRFDMSEYMERHTVSRLIGAPPGYVGYDQGGLLTDAVLKHPHSVVLLDEIEKAHPDVFNLLLQVMDNGTLTDNNGRKADFRNVILVMTTNAGVRETERKSIGLVQQDNSTDAMEEIKKVFTPEFRNRLDNILWFNHLSTEVIQQVVDKFIVELQAQLDAKGVSLEVSDEARDWLSVKGYDRAMGARPMARVMQENLKKPLANELLFGSLVDGGSVKVELDKDNQKLTYHFLSASMRKADEGAVH
- the infA gene encoding translation initiation factor IF-1; translation: MAKEDNIEMQGTVLDTLPNTMFRVELENGHVVTAHISGKMRKNYIRILTGDKVTVELTPYDLSKGRIVFRSR
- the aat gene encoding leucyl/phenylalanyl-tRNA--protein transferase, whose protein sequence is MRIVKLSSQSLVFPSPEGALRDPNGLLAIGGDLTAPRLLAAYERGIFPWFSPGEAILWWSPDPRAVLFPAERHISRSLKRFLRSNPFRITLNHDFAAVIAACADRPDEGTWIGPEVQRAYLHLHRLGFAHSIEVWQDDKLVGGMYGVAQGALFCGESMFSRTPNASKCALMAFCRHFAAYGGELIDCQVLNAHTATLGAKEIPRRQFLQQLSQLQRKPLAPECWAPQVLPPQQVEPPSPTN